A single Bacillus sp. OxB-1 DNA region contains:
- a CDS encoding sulfite exporter TauE/SafE family protein, with protein MIILVVFGVVCGMIASIVGAGSSMMMTPLLLYLYPLLTGTHFTIQTITSATLALTLFSTATASIRYHQEKLIPYRYALILAASGSFGSFISGGYIAQYVDRLFVLILFGIIAVLSFVFNLIPIKENKVQKPETMLLVMGIVLIFFLGITTGIIGIGGMVLFMPYLVYVLHFPIRKAIGTTTLSGAMIALFGIIGKSVAGMMYWKIALIVAVGGMVGGYIGPSLGQFLPERLLRYGLAVILLSIIATVAIDIIQLVM; from the coding sequence ATGATAATTTTAGTTGTTTTTGGAGTCGTATGTGGAATGATTGCTAGTATAGTCGGGGCAGGCAGTTCCATGATGATGACGCCTTTACTACTATATTTATATCCCTTACTTACCGGGACGCATTTTACTATTCAAACGATCACATCCGCAACGCTGGCACTGACTCTTTTTTCTACAGCAACGGCTTCGATCCGGTACCATCAGGAAAAACTCATACCGTATCGTTATGCTCTAATACTCGCAGCCAGTGGTTCGTTCGGTTCATTCATCTCTGGAGGTTACATTGCGCAATATGTGGATCGTTTATTTGTTTTGATCCTTTTCGGTATTATTGCTGTTTTGTCGTTCGTCTTTAATTTAATTCCCATTAAAGAAAATAAGGTTCAGAAACCGGAGACAATGCTGTTAGTAATGGGGATTGTTCTTATCTTTTTCTTGGGTATCACTACAGGGATTATTGGAATTGGGGGTATGGTTCTGTTTATGCCGTACCTAGTCTATGTATTGCATTTTCCAATTCGCAAAGCAATCGGGACTACTACACTTTCGGGAGCTATGATTGCTCTTTTCGGGATTATCGGAAAATCTGTCGCAGGCATGATGTATTGGAAAATTGCTCTAATTGTTGCGGTTGGTGGGATGGTGGGGGGGTATATTGGGCCGAGTTTAGGTCAATTCCTCCCTGAGCGTCTACTGCGTTATGGTCTGGCGGTCATTCTGCTTTCGATTATAGCAACAGTCGCAATAGATATCATACAGTTGGTTATGTAA
- a CDS encoding amino acid ABC transporter permease, translating to MFIEGFKVTLIASLIALVASFIIGAIIAVMRITTIAPLRWFGAAYTEFFRNIPLVIIAFFFFIGTPTLGIRFSGLTAGTIALSVYTSAFIAEAIRSGILSVPKGQLEAARSSGLTYIQAMRMIILPQAIKIVIPPIGNQFINLVKNSSILALIAGGDLMYQADLISSKTYIVFDVYIFVALFYLVITIPLSLGVNYLEKRLANSH from the coding sequence ATGTTCATAGAAGGCTTTAAGGTGACGCTCATTGCAAGTTTAATAGCACTCGTGGCGAGCTTCATCATCGGGGCAATCATCGCAGTCATGCGAATCACAACGATTGCGCCATTGCGTTGGTTCGGCGCCGCCTATACGGAATTTTTCCGGAACATTCCGCTTGTCATTATTGCGTTTTTCTTTTTTATCGGAACTCCGACACTAGGCATACGTTTTTCCGGGTTGACAGCAGGAACAATCGCCTTATCGGTCTATACATCTGCTTTCATCGCAGAGGCGATCCGATCAGGTATCCTGTCGGTCCCGAAAGGACAGTTGGAGGCGGCCCGTTCATCCGGCTTGACGTATATCCAAGCAATGCGCATGATCATCTTGCCCCAGGCAATCAAAATTGTAATCCCGCCGATCGGAAACCAATTCATCAACTTAGTTAAAAACTCATCCATTCTGGCATTGATTGCAGGTGGGGATCTAATGTATCAGGCGGATTTGATTTCCTCGAAGACATATATCGTATTTGATGTATATATTTTTGTTGCGTTATTCTATTTAGTTATTACGATTCCATTGAGTTTAGGCGTGAACTATTTAGAGAAACGCCTGGCCAATAGCCATTAA
- a CDS encoding IS91 family transposase — translation MRGTSGVIKRILKDHFDGFWQMHSTLFPEAYREDIKETVLKTIRCGSSDVGYARYECLGCEGNPSPVIVCFTCKSRFCNKCGKKYTDDWSTKQQDLIFNVPHRHMVFTIPEELRNIFFHDRKKLNELSRQVAGVFQFYYRRKSRKRNLQAGVITVIHTFGRDLKFNPHIHALVTEGAIDNRNEWCSSDFIPYEFLRKSWQKVLLDLMKKWFPDHPKAQELINDLYRRYPKGFYVNAEQKMKDAKGAAKYIGRYLARPAIAEYRIVGYDGKEVEFWYEDHKTGKRVDVKQSVYRFLFNILQHIPPKHFRMVGRFGLYSRRSYQKANQILSLYAFMRTKQLSMLLERRKKRKTYRERMREAFDRDPFICPCCHREMDLVEIWHADYGILYHYMEGMKIIKRREKSEDANRRRTG, via the coding sequence ATGAGAGGGACTAGTGGAGTCATCAAAAGAATACTGAAAGACCATTTCGATGGGTTTTGGCAAATGCACTCTACTTTGTTTCCCGAAGCTTATCGAGAGGATATAAAAGAAACCGTCCTGAAAACAATCCGTTGTGGATCCTCGGATGTAGGATATGCGAGATATGAATGTCTGGGTTGTGAAGGGAATCCATCTCCTGTCATTGTCTGTTTCACATGCAAGAGCCGCTTTTGTAATAAGTGTGGAAAGAAATATACGGATGACTGGTCCACCAAACAGCAGGATTTAATCTTTAATGTGCCGCATCGCCACATGGTATTCACCATTCCCGAGGAACTTCGGAATATCTTTTTCCACGACCGCAAAAAATTGAATGAGTTGAGTAGACAGGTAGCCGGGGTCTTCCAATTCTATTATCGTCGTAAAAGCAGGAAGCGCAACCTACAAGCCGGGGTGATCACGGTCATCCATACGTTCGGAAGGGATCTGAAGTTCAATCCACATATACATGCCCTAGTGACGGAAGGGGCGATTGATAATCGGAATGAATGGTGTTCAAGTGATTTCATTCCCTATGAATTCTTACGGAAATCCTGGCAAAAGGTGCTACTCGATTTAATGAAGAAGTGGTTTCCCGATCACCCAAAGGCCCAGGAATTAATCAATGATTTATATAGGCGATATCCGAAAGGATTCTATGTGAACGCAGAACAGAAAATGAAGGATGCCAAAGGGGCAGCCAAATACATAGGCAGATACTTGGCGAGACCGGCCATCGCCGAATATCGCATTGTCGGATACGATGGGAAGGAAGTCGAGTTCTGGTATGAAGATCATAAAACAGGGAAACGGGTGGACGTGAAGCAGTCGGTCTATCGATTCCTGTTCAATATTTTACAGCACATCCCACCAAAACACTTCAGAATGGTGGGCCGTTTTGGGTTGTATAGCAGAAGATCGTATCAGAAGGCAAATCAAATTCTAAGCCTTTATGCCTTCATGCGGACAAAACAACTTTCCATGCTTTTGGAAAGAAGGAAAAAGAGAAAAACATATCGGGAACGGATGAGGGAGGCTTTTGATCGGGATCCGTTTATTTGCCCGTGTTGCCATCGGGAGATGGACCTGGTGGAGATTTGGCATGCTGATTATGGAATCCTGTATCATTATATGGAGGGCATGAAAATTATTAAAAGAAGGGAGAAGTCGGAGGATGCCAACAGACGAAGAACTGGATGA
- a CDS encoding phosphatidylglycerophosphatase A family protein: MFDTTKIVHSKVVTEATKQALLRRGVTVEDIAMIVYEMQIPYNAELKMEDCINAVESVLRKRELQHAILVGIELDELAEKGMLSAPLQQIVEADEGLFGVDETIALGAVFTYGSIAVTTFGHLDKNKIGIINELDTNKGNGIHTFLDDLIASVAACAASRTAHRTRDLQEAEEMLQDVEQEEKEKAD; encoded by the coding sequence ATGTTTGACACAACGAAGATCGTCCATTCAAAAGTGGTGACAGAAGCGACAAAACAGGCGTTGCTCCGCCGCGGAGTAACAGTGGAAGATATTGCAATGATCGTGTATGAAATGCAAATTCCTTACAACGCGGAATTGAAAATGGAGGATTGCATCAATGCCGTGGAAAGCGTGCTGCGGAAACGGGAACTCCAGCACGCGATCTTAGTCGGCATCGAACTGGATGAGCTGGCGGAAAAAGGAATGCTCTCCGCGCCGCTCCAGCAAATCGTCGAAGCCGATGAAGGGCTTTTCGGGGTGGATGAAACGATTGCGCTAGGAGCCGTGTTTACATATGGTTCCATTGCAGTGACGACTTTCGGACACCTGGATAAGAATAAAATCGGAATCATCAATGAGTTGGATACAAATAAAGGAAACGGCATCCACACATTCCTGGATGATTTGATTGCAAGCGTCGCGGCATGCGCCGCCTCCCGGACCGCCCACCGGACACGCGACTTGCAGGAAGCGGAAGAGATGTTGCAAGACGTGGAACAGGAAGAAAAAGAAAAAGCGGATTGA
- a CDS encoding YjcG family protein: MKYGIVAFPSKKLQDLANAYRKRYDPHYALITPHLTLKEVFDAEDHEIDEVAKSLKKVTIKHRPFELNVSKVSTFAPITNTIYFKAEPNEELLALHKDLNYNFFGEEPEFKFVPHITIAQKLSSGEHDDIIGQLKMIGVDHSEVIDRLHLLYQLEDGSWTVYETFRLDEDE; this comes from the coding sequence ATGAAATATGGAATTGTAGCGTTTCCTTCAAAAAAACTCCAAGATCTTGCTAATGCCTATCGGAAACGGTACGACCCGCATTATGCGCTCATTACTCCCCATCTGACGCTGAAAGAAGTGTTCGATGCTGAAGATCATGAAATCGACGAGGTCGCGAAATCGCTGAAGAAAGTGACGATCAAGCACCGCCCCTTTGAATTGAATGTTTCGAAAGTCAGCACATTCGCTCCGATCACGAATACAATCTACTTCAAAGCTGAACCGAATGAAGAGCTGCTTGCGTTGCATAAAGACTTGAACTACAATTTTTTCGGAGAGGAACCCGAATTTAAATTCGTTCCGCATATCACGATCGCCCAAAAACTTTCTTCCGGAGAACACGATGACATCATCGGACAATTGAAGATGATCGGAGTGGATCATAGCGAAGTCATCGACCGCCTCCACCTTCTTTACCAACTGGAAGACGGCTCTTGGACGGTGTACGAAACATTCCGCCTGGACGAGGATGAGTGA
- a CDS encoding ABC transporter substrate-binding protein — protein sequence MKRFLLKSTVGIITLLLFALISGCSGKTADQGETVKKQLVYGMESEIDKVNPILDESQEIDTLLYRGLTKPNEQNEVTPDLAESWSVSEDQLTYTFQLRKDAVWQDGESVKPEDVVFTLEKILDPSTNTPIAGEFSEIAKVETTGDHEVRITLHKPYPPLLDKLKVGIVPKHVLDGENLNETEYNRNPIGNGPFKLKEWKSDGTIILERNTRYYGQTPKLDEVVFKAIPDANTRLVQLKAGEIDLAHLSPAQLKAVKESDSFTLHELETADYRAILFNLDLDIFQDPKVRQAISLAVDREALVEGVLLEKGEAAYGPLQKSWVANPRTDLTGPDYKQAQELLENAGWKKNEDGILEKDGKRFEFELVAPAQDPVRVALVNVVSQQLKRIGILAEPKPVDQNAVRYDGEEALLIGWGSEYDPDDHTYRLFHSSEIGDGRYNFGKYRNLEVDRLLTAARTATDPEERKELYVRFQKELTQDPPYTFLVYLKALYGVNNEVTGISTRILGHHGFGVLWNIEEWDKQEK from the coding sequence TTGAAGAGATTTTTGTTAAAATCGACAGTCGGCATCATAACCCTGCTACTCTTCGCTTTAATTAGCGGATGCAGCGGAAAAACCGCCGATCAAGGGGAAACTGTGAAAAAACAGCTCGTCTATGGTATGGAATCCGAAATTGATAAAGTAAACCCAATCCTTGATGAAAGCCAGGAAATCGACACGTTGCTGTACAGAGGGTTGACCAAGCCGAACGAACAAAATGAAGTGACCCCGGACCTGGCCGAAAGCTGGTCCGTCAGCGAAGATCAACTGACATATACATTCCAATTGAGGAAAGATGCTGTCTGGCAAGACGGAGAATCCGTGAAGCCCGAAGACGTGGTATTCACATTGGAAAAAATACTTGATCCTTCGACAAACACCCCGATTGCGGGTGAATTCAGCGAAATCGCCAAGGTGGAGACAACAGGCGATCATGAAGTGCGGATCACCCTCCATAAGCCATATCCACCGCTTCTTGACAAGTTGAAAGTCGGCATCGTGCCGAAGCATGTACTTGATGGTGAAAACTTGAATGAAACGGAGTACAACCGCAACCCAATCGGAAACGGTCCATTCAAGCTGAAAGAATGGAAAAGCGATGGTACCATTATCCTTGAGCGGAATACTCGGTATTACGGACAGACCCCGAAGCTGGATGAAGTTGTCTTCAAAGCCATCCCTGATGCCAACACACGTCTCGTGCAGCTGAAAGCGGGAGAGATCGATCTGGCTCACCTATCCCCTGCCCAGCTGAAGGCGGTAAAGGAATCGGATTCATTCACACTCCATGAACTGGAGACTGCCGATTACCGGGCAATCCTGTTCAATTTGGACTTAGACATTTTCCAGGATCCCAAAGTGCGGCAGGCCATCAGCCTTGCCGTCGATAGAGAGGCACTCGTGGAAGGCGTCCTTTTGGAGAAGGGAGAAGCCGCATACGGCCCACTCCAGAAATCATGGGTGGCGAATCCCCGGACGGACTTGACTGGACCGGATTACAAACAGGCGCAAGAACTGTTAGAAAATGCGGGATGGAAGAAAAACGAAGATGGTATTTTAGAGAAAGATGGGAAGCGCTTCGAATTCGAACTTGTCGCCCCCGCACAAGATCCGGTACGCGTCGCATTGGTCAATGTCGTCTCCCAGCAGCTCAAGCGGATCGGCATCCTTGCTGAACCGAAGCCGGTGGATCAAAATGCGGTCCGGTACGACGGCGAGGAGGCATTACTCATTGGTTGGGGGAGTGAATATGATCCTGATGACCATACCTACCGATTGTTCCATAGCAGCGAGATCGGCGACGGACGATACAATTTCGGTAAATACCGTAACCTCGAAGTGGACCGGTTACTTACAGCGGCCCGGACCGCTACGGATCCTGAAGAACGGAAAGAACTCTACGTGCGTTTCCAGAAGGAATTGACGCAAGACCCGCCGTATACATTCCTCGTTTATTTAAAGGCGCTGTACGGAGTGAATAACGAAGTGACCGGCATCAGCACGCGCATACTTGGCCATCACGGTTTCGGCGTCCTCTGGAACATAGAAGAGTGGGATAAACAGGAGAAGTGA
- a CDS encoding amino acid ABC transporter permease: protein MDFIGAFSPDNLKFLMEGFMVTLKVAFISIIFSFIIGGLVGTLRYSKIPVLSQVLAVVVETIRNLPLLLIILFTYLALPEVGINLSITVSAIVALTVFESAMIAEIVRGGLNSIEKGQMEAARSSGLTYVQSLRTVILPQALRRMVPNLVSQFISLLKDTSLAIIIALPELLHHAKIIQGQSAKYVVPIFLLISLMYFVVNYALSILAKRLELKRA from the coding sequence ATGGATTTCATCGGAGCGTTTTCTCCAGACAACTTGAAGTTTTTGATGGAAGGCTTCATGGTAACACTAAAAGTGGCATTCATTTCTATTATCTTCAGTTTTATCATCGGTGGATTGGTCGGTACGTTGCGTTATTCGAAGATTCCGGTTTTATCTCAAGTGTTGGCCGTAGTCGTCGAAACGATCCGGAACTTGCCGCTCCTCCTTATCATCCTTTTCACGTATTTGGCGCTTCCCGAAGTGGGGATCAATTTAAGCATCACCGTTTCGGCTATCGTCGCACTGACCGTATTCGAGTCGGCCATGATTGCGGAAATCGTTCGTGGGGGTCTCAATTCGATTGAGAAAGGCCAAATGGAAGCAGCCCGTTCCTCGGGACTTACATATGTCCAATCATTACGGACAGTCATCTTACCGCAAGCGCTGCGACGGATGGTTCCGAACTTGGTGAGCCAGTTCATATCTTTGCTGAAGGATACGTCGCTCGCTATTATTATCGCCCTGCCTGAACTACTGCACCATGCGAAAATCATCCAAGGGCAAAGTGCGAAATACGTCGTACCGATTTTCTTACTCATTTCCCTGATGTACTTCGTCGTCAACTACGCCCTCTCCATCTTGGCCAAACGCCTCGAACTGAAGCGGGCTTAG
- a CDS encoding esterase family protein, whose product MNYGKIEDITLYSKELDEEMQLLIHLPHNYTPLFTYSVLIASDGKDYFQYGRIGRVVDELLDEGEIENVIVVGVPYKSVSERRRMYHPEGDRHQAYIRFLAHELVPYIDANYPTDQIGGRRGLIGDSLAATISLLTALKYPNIFGKVLLHSPYVDQSVLQAVEAVNDPSCYFIYHVIGKGETEVKTTVDGIQDFLTPNRELNEVIGRRRIPHYYEEFDGDHTWKHWQPDVRRAVQMAFGE is encoded by the coding sequence ATGAATTATGGCAAGATTGAAGATATTACATTATACAGTAAAGAATTGGATGAGGAAATGCAATTGCTCATTCACTTGCCCCACAATTACACACCGCTTTTCACGTATTCCGTATTAATCGCTTCGGACGGGAAAGACTATTTCCAGTATGGCCGAATTGGGCGTGTCGTGGATGAATTGCTGGATGAAGGCGAGATTGAAAATGTAATTGTTGTCGGAGTGCCTTATAAGAGCGTTTCGGAGCGGCGACGCATGTATCATCCGGAAGGCGACCGCCATCAAGCGTATATCCGGTTTCTTGCGCATGAATTGGTCCCGTACATCGATGCCAACTATCCGACCGACCAAATCGGGGGTCGCCGCGGACTGATCGGGGATTCCCTCGCTGCGACCATATCACTTTTGACCGCGTTGAAGTATCCTAATATATTCGGAAAAGTGCTTCTTCATTCCCCTTATGTCGACCAATCTGTCCTGCAAGCCGTTGAAGCGGTGAACGATCCTTCCTGTTATTTCATCTATCACGTCATCGGGAAAGGTGAAACCGAAGTGAAGACGACAGTGGATGGAATCCAGGACTTCTTGACGCCGAATCGGGAGCTGAATGAAGTCATCGGAAGGAGAAGGATTCCTCATTACTATGAGGAATTCGACGGGGACCATACATGGAAGCATTGGCAGCCCGATGTCCGTCGCGCAGTCCAAATGGCTTTCGGCGAATGA
- a CDS encoding transporter substrate-binding domain-containing protein, whose amino-acid sequence MLKSKKLFMLALTAILSIILLAACGTNKNGGGSTSGSDSGSSEGSGTTETAGNALETIKERDKLIVGVKYDTKLFGLKNPSSGEVEGFDIDIAKQLAKSILGDESKIELVEVTSKTRMPLLNKGDIDMIVATMTITEERKKEVDFTDVYFEAGQSLLVKKGSPIKSIEDLNSKTTVLAVKGSTSTDNIREMAPEAPVLEFENYAEAFTALKAGQGDTLTTDNSILLGMASEDNNYELVGGTFTDEPYGIAVKKGETELLDALNAALKELKENGEYDKIHDSWLNVE is encoded by the coding sequence ATGTTGAAATCTAAAAAACTATTTATGCTTGCATTGACCGCCATTTTGTCAATCATTCTATTGGCAGCTTGCGGGACAAACAAGAATGGGGGAGGAAGCACTAGCGGCAGTGATTCGGGAAGTTCCGAAGGTTCAGGAACGACGGAAACTGCGGGCAATGCACTGGAAACGATTAAAGAACGGGATAAGCTGATTGTCGGAGTGAAATATGATACGAAATTATTCGGTTTGAAAAACCCATCTTCAGGTGAAGTGGAAGGATTCGATATTGATATCGCTAAACAATTGGCAAAATCAATCCTTGGGGATGAAAGCAAAATCGAATTGGTCGAAGTTACATCCAAAACGAGAATGCCTCTTTTGAATAAAGGGGATATCGATATGATTGTCGCAACAATGACAATCACGGAAGAGCGTAAGAAAGAAGTTGACTTCACAGACGTTTATTTCGAAGCGGGGCAATCCCTCCTTGTTAAAAAGGGAAGTCCGATCAAAAGCATTGAAGATTTGAACTCGAAAACAACAGTACTGGCAGTTAAAGGTTCTACATCAACAGATAATATCCGGGAAATGGCTCCCGAAGCACCTGTTCTGGAATTTGAAAACTATGCAGAAGCGTTTACTGCACTGAAAGCCGGTCAAGGGGATACGTTGACAACAGATAACTCAATTCTTCTTGGAATGGCTTCCGAAGATAACAATTATGAATTGGTTGGCGGCACATTTACAGATGAGCCTTATGGAATTGCCGTGAAAAAAGGCGAAACGGAATTATTGGATGCTTTGAACGCAGCGTTGAAAGAATTGAAGGAAAACGGCGAGTACGACAAAATCCACGACTCTTGGTTGAATGTAGAATAA
- a CDS encoding amino acid ABC transporter ATP-binding protein — MISFENVNKYYGDFHVLKDINLGIKDGEVVVVIGPSGSGKSTLLRCINKLETITDGTLAVNGTVVNAKSTDINKLRRNIGMVFQHFNLYPHKTVLENITLAPINVLKQSSEEAKKTAMYYLEKVGIPDKASSFPSQLSGGQQQRVAIARGLAMKPEIMLFDEPTSALDPEMVGEVLDVMKALAQEGMTMVVVTHEMGFAKEVGDRIVFMDQGRILEEATPADFFASPKEERARLFLSRILNH, encoded by the coding sequence ATGATTTCATTTGAGAACGTAAATAAGTATTATGGAGATTTCCATGTACTTAAAGATATCAATTTGGGGATAAAAGACGGCGAAGTGGTCGTTGTCATCGGCCCATCCGGTTCCGGAAAAAGTACGTTGCTCCGCTGCATCAACAAATTGGAAACGATTACAGACGGAACTTTGGCCGTCAATGGAACGGTAGTCAATGCGAAAAGTACGGATATCAATAAATTGCGACGGAACATCGGAATGGTATTCCAGCACTTCAATCTGTACCCGCATAAGACGGTACTCGAAAACATCACACTTGCACCAATCAATGTTTTAAAGCAATCTTCGGAAGAAGCGAAGAAGACGGCAATGTACTATTTGGAAAAAGTAGGGATTCCGGATAAGGCATCTTCATTTCCGTCCCAGCTATCCGGAGGACAGCAACAGCGCGTGGCGATTGCAAGAGGTTTGGCCATGAAGCCGGAGATCATGCTGTTTGACGAACCGACATCCGCACTGGATCCTGAAATGGTCGGTGAAGTGCTGGATGTTATGAAAGCGCTTGCGCAAGAAGGGATGACGATGGTCGTCGTCACGCATGAAATGGGATTCGCCAAGGAAGTGGGCGATCGAATCGTCTTTATGGACCAAGGACGCATTTTGGAAGAGGCAACACCGGCTGACTTTTTCGCAAGCCCGAAAGAAGAGCGGGCACGATTATTCCTCAGCCGTATTTTAAATCATTAA
- a CDS encoding IS4 family transposase has translation MDKNTRKTSFGKWLNAIDFEKFNEIVTIHGQDRYTKKLTTQAYTLLMLYAQLMESDSLHALEAALTNRDFQRAIGVDSISVSQLSRKNNRLDPTVLSNLFMQLVSQIAVQKLSPKKGLLLKIIDSTTIPLNVNHFKWAEFRETKAGVKLHIRLVFDENGTHYPDKEVITNAKEHDRNQLEVLVDDKEAMYVFDRGYVDYERFDRFTDDGLFFVCRLKKNAVLHPIHTFSLPEGSDALSDTMAFVGANPNCTENVFRILVIPDGKGGELRLITNRFDISAEEISEIYRSRWAIELFFKWLKQHVKIKHFYGQSEYAVKNQIYLALIAYCLNVLIQSETNSRKSILAISRILAANLWESSRYWLRRIRSGSIP, from the coding sequence ATGGACAAGAATACACGAAAAACTTCATTTGGTAAATGGCTGAATGCCATTGATTTTGAGAAATTCAACGAAATTGTGACCATACATGGGCAAGACCGGTATACAAAGAAGTTAACGACGCAAGCTTACACACTTCTCATGCTGTATGCTCAATTAATGGAGTCAGACAGCCTGCACGCACTGGAAGCAGCGCTGACAAACCGGGATTTCCAACGGGCGATCGGCGTGGATTCCATCAGTGTGTCGCAGCTTTCCAGAAAGAATAATCGGTTGGATCCAACGGTTCTGTCGAATCTTTTCATGCAACTGGTTAGTCAGATCGCTGTACAAAAACTTTCGCCCAAAAAGGGGTTGCTCCTGAAAATCATCGACTCCACAACGATCCCGTTGAACGTAAACCATTTTAAATGGGCCGAATTCCGGGAGACCAAGGCCGGCGTAAAGCTGCATATACGCTTGGTGTTCGATGAAAACGGCACTCATTACCCCGACAAAGAGGTCATCACGAACGCCAAGGAGCACGACCGTAATCAACTCGAAGTGCTTGTTGACGACAAGGAGGCCATGTATGTTTTCGACCGCGGGTATGTGGATTATGAACGGTTTGACCGCTTCACGGACGATGGGCTTTTCTTCGTCTGTCGGTTGAAGAAGAATGCCGTTCTGCATCCCATCCACACATTCTCCCTTCCGGAAGGGAGTGATGCCCTTTCCGACACGATGGCGTTCGTAGGCGCCAATCCGAACTGTACGGAGAACGTTTTCCGAATCCTTGTCATCCCTGATGGCAAGGGGGGCGAATTGCGGCTGATCACCAATCGTTTCGACATTTCCGCGGAGGAAATCAGCGAAATCTACCGTTCTCGCTGGGCCATCGAATTGTTCTTCAAGTGGCTCAAGCAGCACGTGAAGATCAAGCATTTCTACGGTCAAAGTGAATACGCTGTGAAAAACCAGATTTATCTGGCTCTGATTGCCTATTGTCTGAACGTCCTGATTCAATCGGAAACAAACAGCAGGAAATCCATCTTGGCGATTTCACGTATTCTAGCCGCTAATCTATGGGAGTCGTCCCGGTATTGGCTTCGTAGAATCAGGAGTGGAAGCATACCGTAA
- a CDS encoding enoyl-CoA hydratase-related protein, with protein sequence MEFLSCRQSGDIAYITLENLKEFNTLSLQLMEEFDQLLQELAIKREAKVIIIEGSQKAFSAGHSLREIKTRTENEVLALFQVCQQLMKRIREIPQIVISKVEGVAVAAGCQLVAASDLAVASEGARFAVPGINSGLFCSTPAVFLSRNIGRKKAAELLFTGNLMSAEEAKAEGLVNKVVPVENLDDETDKLAKAITKQSLNIIELGKRQFYQQLNMEDFQALNYSTEVIALNTKHPDAVEGISAFLEKRTPEWNDKPKQEIK encoded by the coding sequence ATGGAGTTTTTGTCATGTAGACAATCAGGGGATATAGCGTACATTACATTAGAAAACCTGAAAGAATTTAACACGTTATCATTGCAACTGATGGAAGAGTTTGATCAGTTACTCCAAGAATTAGCTATAAAGCGCGAAGCGAAAGTGATCATTATTGAAGGTTCTCAAAAGGCTTTTAGTGCGGGTCATAGTTTAAGAGAAATAAAAACGAGAACGGAAAATGAAGTATTAGCCTTGTTCCAAGTATGCCAGCAACTTATGAAACGAATAAGAGAGATTCCGCAAATTGTTATTTCGAAAGTGGAAGGTGTTGCGGTTGCAGCAGGTTGTCAACTTGTTGCAGCAAGTGATTTAGCGGTTGCCAGTGAGGGAGCACGTTTTGCAGTTCCAGGTATTAACAGTGGACTATTTTGTAGTACACCAGCCGTGTTTTTAAGTCGAAATATCGGACGAAAGAAAGCGGCAGAATTATTATTTACAGGTAATCTTATGTCAGCAGAGGAAGCGAAAGCAGAGGGGTTAGTCAATAAAGTCGTTCCAGTTGAAAATTTGGATGACGAAACGGACAAGCTAGCGAAAGCCATTACAAAACAAAGCTTGAACATAATTGAATTAGGTAAAAGACAATTTTACCAGCAACTCAATATGGAAGATTTTCAAGCGTTGAATTATTCAACTGAAGTTATTGCTTTAAATACGAAACACCCAGATGCAGTAGAAGGAATTAGTGCTTTTCTTGAAAAAAGAACACCAGAATGGAACGATAAACCGAAACAAGAAATAAAATAA